From one Dermacentor variabilis isolate Ectoservices chromosome 3, ASM5094787v1, whole genome shotgun sequence genomic stretch:
- the LOC142575843 gene encoding vacuolar protein sorting-associated protein 37B-like isoform X1, with product MPRPKRPPPPAPARRLVEMPYYVSDVNPDYTAALGLFQHLNTEELQKLLNDDDRVDSMVKDLQQVKNAENEREMLLASNKSLADFNLSREPKLRQSRQQLKELYEQAQELMAEVEQNKKALDSLGGQSSLETTLALLQTSAAEAEEESEKIASSFLDGEKTVESFVEEFVEARKLAHLRRVKAEKMTELLTCRLPRPMGGSMPSRPAPPAPGYPLPSAGPMPPYPTTHYPMPMPFM from the exons ATGCCTCGTCCGAAGCGACCTCCACCACCTGCTCCTGCTCGCAGGTTGGTCGAGATGCCTTACTACGTGAGCGACGTGAACCCGGACTATACGGCTGCTCTGGGATTATTCCAGCACCTCAACAccgaggagctacaaaagctccTAAACGACGATGACCGAGTGGACAGTATGGTCAAGGATCTCCAACAG GTGAAGAACGCTGAGAATGAACGTGAGATGCTGCTGGCCAGCAACAAGAGTTTGGCTGACTTCAACCTGTCCCGGGAGCCCAAGCTCAGGCAGTCGCGGCAGCAGCTGAAGGAGCTGTACGAGCAGGCGCAGGAGCTAATGGCTGAAGTGGAGCAGAACAAGAAAGCATTAG ACTCACTGGGAGGCCAGTCATCCCTTGAGACAACGTTAGCACTACTACAAACCTCAGCAGCTGAGGCAGAGGAAGAGTCAGAG AAGATAGCCTCAAGCTTCCTGGATGGCGAGAAGACGGTAGAGTCTTTCGTGGAAGAGTTTGTGGAAGCACGCAAGCTTGCACACTTGCGTCGCGTCAAGGCAGAGAAAATGACCGAGCTACTGACATGCCGCCTTCCGAGGCCCATGGGGGGCAGCATGCCTAGCCGGCCCGCACCACCCGCGCCTGGTTACCCCCTTCCGTCTGCTGGTCCTATGCCTCCTTACCCCACCACACACTATCCAATGCCCATGCCTTTCATGTGA
- the LOC142575843 gene encoding vacuolar protein sorting-associated protein 37B-like isoform X2 — MPYYVSDVNPDYTAALGLFQHLNTEELQKLLNDDDRVDSMVKDLQQVKNAENEREMLLASNKSLADFNLSREPKLRQSRQQLKELYEQAQELMAEVEQNKKALDSLGGQSSLETTLALLQTSAAEAEEESEKIASSFLDGEKTVESFVEEFVEARKLAHLRRVKAEKMTELLTCRLPRPMGGSMPSRPAPPAPGYPLPSAGPMPPYPTTHYPMPMPFM; from the exons ATGCCTTACTACGTGAGCGACGTGAACCCGGACTATACGGCTGCTCTGGGATTATTCCAGCACCTCAACAccgaggagctacaaaagctccTAAACGACGATGACCGAGTGGACAGTATGGTCAAGGATCTCCAACAG GTGAAGAACGCTGAGAATGAACGTGAGATGCTGCTGGCCAGCAACAAGAGTTTGGCTGACTTCAACCTGTCCCGGGAGCCCAAGCTCAGGCAGTCGCGGCAGCAGCTGAAGGAGCTGTACGAGCAGGCGCAGGAGCTAATGGCTGAAGTGGAGCAGAACAAGAAAGCATTAG ACTCACTGGGAGGCCAGTCATCCCTTGAGACAACGTTAGCACTACTACAAACCTCAGCAGCTGAGGCAGAGGAAGAGTCAGAG AAGATAGCCTCAAGCTTCCTGGATGGCGAGAAGACGGTAGAGTCTTTCGTGGAAGAGTTTGTGGAAGCACGCAAGCTTGCACACTTGCGTCGCGTCAAGGCAGAGAAAATGACCGAGCTACTGACATGCCGCCTTCCGAGGCCCATGGGGGGCAGCATGCCTAGCCGGCCCGCACCACCCGCGCCTGGTTACCCCCTTCCGTCTGCTGGTCCTATGCCTCCTTACCCCACCACACACTATCCAATGCCCATGCCTTTCATGTGA